The Micromonospora sp. WMMD961 genome has a segment encoding these proteins:
- a CDS encoding ricin-type beta-trefoil lectin domain protein — translation MAQRLARPSPRWPRIRLTAVLAAALLAVPTGLVVGASPATAAATGAITGYGGKCVDVAAANPANSTAVQLYTCNGSTAQQWTVGDDGTIRALGKCLDIAAAGTANGARVQIYDCNGTGAQQWSPSAAQLVNPASGKCLDATGPSSADGTPLQIWSCTGSANQAWTLPTGGGTTPPPSGGFTHPGVLVSRGQLDFVRGRVQAGAQPWAAAYNQMMSSRYASLSRTPAPRSVVECGSYSNPNNGCTDEREDAIAAYTDALAWYVTGDARYAQKSIQIMDAWSATITAHTGSNAPLQTGWAASVWPRAAEIIKYTYTSWPNANRFATMLRNVYLPVVRNGSNSNGNWELTMMEAAVGISVFLEDRSAYDAAVSRFLNRTRAFVYLPSDGALPYTMPGSGLDTSSEIINYWQGQSTFVAGLAQETCRDFVHTGYGISAISHVAETSRIQGRDLYPQVGERLRHALGFHSRYQLGEAPPSWLCGGSLTRGLGPITEVGFNAMSTRLGNVMTNTQTLTQQQRPAGTNNLFVAWETLTHANNPN, via the coding sequence ATGGCGCAACGATTGGCCCGGCCAAGCCCTCGCTGGCCCCGCATCCGGTTGACCGCCGTGCTCGCCGCGGCCCTGCTCGCCGTACCGACCGGCCTGGTCGTCGGCGCCTCACCCGCGACCGCCGCCGCGACGGGTGCCATCACCGGGTACGGCGGCAAGTGCGTCGACGTGGCCGCCGCGAACCCGGCCAACAGCACAGCCGTCCAGCTCTACACCTGCAACGGCTCGACGGCGCAGCAGTGGACGGTGGGCGACGACGGCACGATCAGGGCGCTGGGCAAGTGCCTCGACATCGCCGCCGCCGGCACCGCCAACGGTGCTCGGGTGCAGATCTACGACTGCAACGGCACCGGGGCGCAGCAGTGGTCGCCCAGCGCCGCCCAGTTGGTCAACCCGGCCTCGGGCAAGTGCCTCGACGCGACCGGTCCCAGCTCGGCCGACGGCACCCCGCTGCAGATCTGGAGCTGCACCGGGAGCGCCAACCAGGCGTGGACACTGCCCACCGGCGGCGGCACCACACCACCGCCCTCGGGTGGATTCACCCACCCCGGCGTGCTGGTCAGCCGAGGCCAACTCGACTTCGTCCGCGGCCGGGTGCAGGCCGGCGCCCAGCCGTGGGCGGCGGCCTACAACCAGATGATGAGCAGCCGGTACGCCTCCCTGTCGCGTACGCCGGCACCCCGTTCGGTGGTCGAGTGTGGTTCCTACTCCAACCCGAACAACGGCTGCACCGACGAGCGGGAAGACGCGATCGCGGCGTACACCGACGCGCTCGCCTGGTACGTCACCGGGGACGCCCGGTACGCGCAGAAGTCGATCCAGATCATGGACGCGTGGTCGGCCACGATCACCGCGCACACCGGCAGCAACGCCCCACTGCAGACCGGTTGGGCCGCCTCGGTCTGGCCCCGGGCGGCCGAGATCATCAAGTACACGTACACGAGCTGGCCCAACGCCAACCGCTTCGCCACCATGCTGCGCAACGTCTACCTGCCGGTGGTGCGCAACGGTTCGAACAGCAACGGCAACTGGGAACTCACCATGATGGAGGCGGCGGTCGGCATCTCGGTCTTCCTGGAGGACCGCAGCGCCTACGACGCGGCGGTCAGCCGCTTCCTCAACCGCACCCGGGCCTTCGTCTACCTGCCCAGCGATGGCGCGTTGCCGTACACGATGCCCGGCAGCGGTTTGGACACCAGCTCCGAGATCATCAACTACTGGCAGGGCCAGTCGACCTTCGTCGCCGGCCTCGCCCAGGAGACCTGCCGCGACTTCGTCCACACCGGGTACGGGATCTCCGCCATCTCACACGTCGCGGAGACCTCCCGGATCCAGGGACGGGACCTGTACCCACAGGTCGGTGAGCGGCTACGGCACGCGCTCGGCTTCCACTCGCGCTACCAGCTCGGCGAGGCGCCGCCCTCCTGGCTCTGCGGCGGCAGCCTCACCCGGGGCCTCGGCCCGATCACCGAGGTCGGCTTCAACGCGATGAGCACCCGGCTGGGCAACGTCATGACCAACACCCAGACCCTCACGCAGCAACAACGTCCGGCCGGAACCAACAACCTCTTCGTCGCCTGGGAGACGTTGACCCACGCCAACAACCCCAACTGA
- a CDS encoding ABC transporter permease, with amino-acid sequence MRATVLRTQTSAAARRPGRLVLTGLAILVASFVVFGTVLVQQITERTVRDNLSATPAATDLVIGSPEHPPPTVTELQHVRTVPGVAEAVARVAIGVSVGEGYLNLQADPGSGPLTTVRVIEGSYPDQPGEIAITPRTAERLGLAVGATTTGTGGELTTPTRLTVAGVVDAPADAGFDAYAPDSVVTAWARLTAVERLDVRVAPGQSVDAVRQRVTAAFAADQSVRSGAEVRQAEANAAAEEVGKLFILVGMFVSIAVVAAALVVTSTFRIVFAQRMRQLALLRAVGAGRGTLVGALTAEGALTGLVAGVVGVASALALGYALPAVLRASGMAVSSPGLPLAAAVMVVIGAGVVTVLAVLAPALSAARVSPLEALRTASTTAGRRGIGVLRLVCGLLLVAGAAPAAVATISRLPKPDQSNYDPTMPLLLLVASGTLAFFALVALGPLLVRPVLAVVGWPLRQLGPLGRMSVGGIGGTPRRAAAVSVVVALGVTLISGVVIGGASLQVLADRELALSAPSDFEVSSNGGVLPAAVVTRAEAARGALARVVPYRRVDDVTLMRGADKLGDVESGYPTNDLDLAALPTTGDLDVAQGTLTDRGPGRIVLNRWVARDTGLRAGDTVTLAIAARRVDVRVAAVLPGDGPLHAGILADRADLDRLGVPAAYTGLLADAAGSGEDGRTAGVRALRQAIGGSDSVGLAVLADERDRNADVLSSLIWIAVGLVSMTVLIAVVGVGSTTALSVVERVRESGLLRAIGLSRAGLRTMLTVESGLYGVIGATIGLLLGIPYGWLAIRALGVNAPLTAPVLPLAGLFVALVGLTALAGVLPARRAARVSPVVALGADN; translated from the coding sequence ATGAGGGCGACCGTGCTGCGTACCCAGACGAGCGCCGCGGCTCGGCGACCCGGCCGGCTGGTCCTGACCGGCCTGGCGATCCTGGTCGCGTCGTTCGTCGTCTTCGGCACCGTGCTGGTGCAGCAGATCACCGAACGAACCGTGCGGGACAACCTGAGCGCCACCCCGGCCGCCACCGACCTGGTGATCGGCAGCCCCGAGCACCCGCCACCCACCGTGACGGAGCTGCAGCACGTCCGCACCGTGCCCGGTGTGGCCGAGGCGGTGGCGCGGGTGGCTATCGGCGTCTCGGTAGGCGAGGGGTACCTCAACCTGCAGGCCGACCCCGGCAGCGGTCCGCTCACCACGGTCCGGGTGATCGAGGGTAGCTACCCGGACCAGCCCGGAGAGATCGCAATCACGCCGCGCACCGCCGAGCGGCTCGGGCTCGCGGTGGGCGCCACGACCACCGGTACGGGCGGCGAGCTCACCACGCCCACCCGGCTCACCGTCGCCGGTGTGGTCGACGCCCCCGCCGACGCGGGCTTCGACGCCTACGCCCCGGACAGTGTCGTGACCGCCTGGGCGCGGCTGACCGCGGTGGAACGCCTCGATGTGCGGGTGGCCCCCGGTCAGTCGGTGGACGCCGTCCGCCAACGGGTGACCGCGGCGTTCGCGGCCGACCAGTCGGTCCGCTCCGGTGCCGAGGTACGCCAGGCGGAGGCCAACGCGGCGGCCGAGGAGGTCGGGAAACTCTTCATCCTGGTGGGCATGTTCGTCTCGATCGCGGTGGTCGCCGCGGCGCTGGTGGTCACCTCGACCTTCCGCATCGTCTTCGCCCAGCGGATGCGCCAGCTCGCGCTACTGCGCGCGGTCGGCGCGGGTCGGGGCACCCTGGTGGGGGCGTTGACCGCCGAGGGAGCCCTGACCGGGTTGGTCGCCGGCGTCGTCGGGGTCGCCAGCGCCCTCGCCCTCGGGTACGCCCTGCCCGCGGTTCTGCGCGCCTCCGGAATGGCGGTCTCGTCCCCGGGCCTGCCACTGGCGGCGGCGGTCATGGTGGTGATCGGTGCCGGCGTCGTCACCGTGCTGGCCGTCCTGGCGCCGGCACTCTCCGCCGCCCGGGTCTCTCCGCTGGAGGCGCTGCGTACGGCGAGCACCACCGCCGGCCGACGCGGCATCGGGGTGCTGCGCCTGGTGTGCGGGCTGCTCCTGGTGGCCGGCGCGGCCCCGGCCGCAGTCGCGACGATCAGCCGGTTGCCGAAGCCCGACCAGTCGAACTACGACCCGACGATGCCACTGCTCCTGCTGGTCGCCTCCGGCACCCTGGCGTTCTTCGCGCTGGTGGCCCTCGGCCCGCTGCTGGTGCGTCCGGTGCTCGCCGTGGTGGGTTGGCCACTGCGTCAACTCGGGCCGCTCGGGCGGATGTCGGTCGGCGGGATCGGCGGGACGCCGCGCCGCGCTGCCGCGGTCTCGGTTGTCGTCGCGCTCGGCGTGACCCTGATCTCCGGGGTGGTCATCGGCGGTGCGTCGCTGCAGGTCCTCGCCGACCGCGAGTTGGCCCTCTCCGCACCGAGCGACTTCGAGGTCAGCAGCAACGGTGGGGTACTGCCGGCCGCTGTCGTGACCCGCGCCGAGGCGGCGCGCGGCGCGCTGGCCCGAGTGGTGCCGTACCGGCGGGTCGACGACGTCACGCTGATGCGCGGTGCGGACAAGCTCGGCGACGTCGAGTCGGGTTACCCGACGAACGACCTGGACCTGGCGGCGTTGCCGACCACCGGCGACCTGGACGTCGCCCAGGGCACGTTGACCGATCGTGGCCCGGGCCGGATCGTGCTCAACAGGTGGGTCGCCCGGGACACCGGCCTGCGGGCCGGCGACACCGTCACGCTCGCCATCGCCGCGCGCAGGGTCGACGTGCGGGTGGCAGCGGTCCTGCCCGGTGACGGCCCGCTGCACGCGGGCATCCTCGCCGACCGGGCCGACCTGGACCGGCTCGGCGTGCCGGCCGCGTACACCGGTCTGCTGGCCGATGCGGCCGGTTCCGGCGAGGACGGCCGCACCGCGGGTGTGCGGGCACTGCGTCAGGCGATTGGGGGCAGCGACAGTGTGGGCCTCGCGGTGCTCGCCGACGAACGGGACCGAAACGCCGATGTGCTGAGCAGCCTGATCTGGATCGCGGTCGGCCTGGTCAGCATGACCGTGCTGATCGCGGTGGTCGGTGTGGGCTCCACGACCGCGCTCTCGGTGGTCGAGCGGGTACGCGAGTCCGGGTTGCTCCGGGCGATCGGCCTGTCCCGGGCCGGCCTGCGCACCATGTTGACCGTCGAATCCGGCCTCTACGGGGTGATCGGTGCCACCATCGGCCTGCTGCTCGGCATCCCGTACGGCTGGCTGGCGATCCGGGCCCTCGGGGTCAACGCGCCGCTGACCGCGCCGGTGCTGCCGCTGGCCGGGCTCTTCGTGGCGCTGGTCGGGCTGACCGCGCTGGCGGGGGTGCTCCCCGCCAGGCGGGCCGCGCGGGTCAGCCCGGTGGTGGCACTGGGGGCCGACAACTGA
- a CDS encoding ABC transporter ATP-binding protein, whose amino-acid sequence MTTHAPPETSHAAVAAVDLVKVYGSGDTAVRALDGVSVGFGRAEFTAIMGSSGSGKSTLMHCLAGLDTATSGRVLLGGTELTGQSDRTLTRVRRDRIGFVFQSFNLLPQLTAAQNITLPLDLAGREPDAELFQHLVRELGLGDRLGHRPSELSGGQQQRVALARALVARPEVVFADEPTGNLDSRSGAEVLTILRDSVRDLGQTVVMVTHDPIAAAYADRVVLLADGRVAGEIDKPDQVSVTDALRELGARA is encoded by the coding sequence ATGACAACCCACGCCCCGCCGGAGACCAGCCACGCCGCGGTCGCCGCGGTCGACCTGGTGAAGGTGTACGGCAGCGGCGACACCGCGGTCCGTGCCCTGGACGGGGTCTCGGTCGGCTTCGGCCGGGCCGAGTTCACCGCGATCATGGGCTCGTCCGGGTCCGGCAAGTCGACCTTGATGCACTGCCTCGCCGGCCTCGACACGGCGACCTCCGGACGCGTCCTGCTCGGCGGGACGGAGCTGACGGGTCAGTCGGACCGGACGCTGACCCGGGTACGCCGGGACCGCATCGGGTTCGTCTTCCAGTCCTTCAACCTGCTGCCGCAGCTCACCGCCGCGCAGAACATCACCCTGCCGCTGGACCTCGCCGGCCGGGAGCCCGACGCCGAGCTCTTCCAGCACCTGGTGCGGGAGCTCGGCCTCGGTGACCGCCTCGGCCACCGGCCCAGCGAGCTCTCCGGCGGCCAACAGCAGCGGGTCGCGCTGGCCCGGGCGCTGGTGGCGCGGCCCGAGGTGGTCTTCGCCGACGAGCCGACCGGCAACCTCGACTCCCGCTCCGGCGCCGAGGTGCTCACCATCCTGCGCGACTCGGTACGCGACCTCGGCCAGACCGTCGTCATGGTCACCCACGACCCGATCGCCGCCGCGTACGCCGACCGGGTGGTGCTGCTCGCCGACGGGCGGGTCGCCGGCGAGATCGACAAGCCGGACCAGGTGTCGGTCACCGACGCGCTGCGTGAGCTGGGGGCCCGCGCATGA
- a CDS encoding histidine kinase yields the protein MSTPDLRRWWVRLAQAAGLVAIGLLALFDLRFSTSVGMSPAALLLVLVRMGLAVATVPLWLPVHRLGSRWLPAAALALAATSLAVTAAIQVAANSSYLLGGSWGLAEAGGLLGVVFVVTRWGAPRLAPWAAVAVGLAVTAIPLRTGTDTVLVIFGLLQALAAAGAAGVGLYLRITAAGRERAIALVRAEQRAEFARDLHDFIAHHVTGIVVQAQGARFVAEQDPRRVIVALEQIERAGAETMASMRRMVGILRNPDAPPDAPLAPLAGVTELEPLLTGFNGAANAAARLHVDGDLGALPVEVSTSAYRVVMEGLTNARQHAPDARSVDVAVRRTPDWLLVRVADDGASPRTAPARGHGFGLIGLTERVRALGGTITAGPGVAGGWVLDAAFPLQPAVER from the coding sequence ATGAGCACGCCGGATCTTCGACGTTGGTGGGTACGCCTGGCGCAGGCCGCCGGACTGGTGGCCATTGGCCTGCTCGCACTGTTCGACCTGCGGTTCAGCACGTCCGTGGGGATGAGCCCGGCTGCCCTCCTGCTCGTGCTGGTGCGGATGGGGCTGGCGGTGGCGACGGTGCCGCTCTGGCTGCCGGTGCACCGGCTGGGTTCCCGTTGGCTGCCGGCGGCCGCGTTGGCGCTCGCCGCCACCTCGCTTGCCGTGACCGCGGCGATCCAGGTCGCCGCCAACAGCAGCTACCTCCTCGGCGGCAGCTGGGGGCTCGCCGAGGCGGGCGGGCTGCTCGGGGTGGTCTTCGTGGTGACCCGCTGGGGTGCGCCCCGGCTCGCACCGTGGGCGGCGGTGGCCGTCGGGCTCGCCGTCACCGCGATCCCGCTGCGTACCGGCACCGACACCGTGCTCGTGATCTTCGGTCTACTCCAGGCCCTCGCTGCGGCTGGCGCCGCCGGGGTGGGGCTCTACCTGCGGATCACAGCCGCCGGTCGGGAGCGGGCGATCGCGCTGGTCCGGGCCGAGCAGCGCGCCGAGTTCGCCCGTGATCTGCACGACTTCATCGCCCACCACGTCACCGGCATCGTGGTGCAGGCGCAGGGCGCCCGGTTCGTCGCCGAGCAGGACCCGCGCCGGGTGATCGTCGCCCTGGAGCAGATCGAACGGGCCGGCGCGGAGACGATGGCCTCGATGCGTCGGATGGTCGGCATCCTGCGTAACCCGGATGCCCCGCCGGACGCACCGCTGGCTCCACTGGCCGGGGTGACCGAGCTGGAACCGCTGCTGACCGGGTTCAACGGCGCGGCGAACGCGGCGGCACGGCTGCACGTCGACGGCGACCTGGGCGCGCTGCCGGTCGAGGTGTCGACCTCGGCGTACCGGGTGGTGATGGAGGGGCTGACCAACGCCCGCCAGCACGCGCCGGACGCCCGGTCCGTGGACGTGGCCGTGCGACGTACCCCGGACTGGTTGCTCGTCCGGGTCGCCGACGACGGCGCGTCGCCACGCACCGCGCCGGCCCGGGGGCACGGCTTCGGACTGATCGGCCTCACCGAGCGGGTACGCGCCCTCGGCGGCACGATCACCGCCGGACCAGGCGTCGCCGGCGGCTGGGTGCTCGACGCCGCGTTCCCACTGCAACCGGCGGTGGAGCGATGA
- a CDS encoding response regulator transcription factor encodes MIRVLIADDQAMVRTGFGMIIGAQSDMEVVGEAADGVQAVELARRLRPDVVLLDIRMPRLDGLEALRLLAGPGVADAVRVVVVTTFDLDEYVHTALSSGACGFLLKDSGPALLVEAVRAAVSGDALISPSITVRLLERLSSPAPAHDDAALSPRELEVVKLVARGLTNAEIAARLFIAVGTVKTHLASVQMKLTARNRVEIAAWAWERRLVG; translated from the coding sequence ATGATCCGGGTGCTGATCGCCGATGACCAGGCCATGGTCCGGACCGGCTTCGGCATGATCATTGGCGCCCAGTCGGACATGGAGGTGGTCGGCGAGGCCGCCGACGGCGTCCAGGCCGTCGAACTGGCCCGCCGACTGCGCCCGGACGTGGTGCTGCTGGACATCCGGATGCCGCGCCTCGACGGCCTCGAGGCACTGCGACTGCTCGCCGGGCCGGGCGTCGCCGACGCGGTCCGGGTGGTCGTGGTGACGACCTTCGACCTGGACGAGTACGTGCACACCGCGCTGTCCAGCGGGGCCTGTGGTTTCCTGCTCAAGGACTCCGGGCCGGCCCTGCTCGTCGAGGCGGTCCGCGCGGCCGTCTCCGGTGACGCGCTGATCAGCCCGTCCATCACGGTACGGCTGTTGGAGCGCCTCAGCTCACCCGCTCCGGCTCACGACGACGCCGCGCTGTCCCCACGGGAACTCGAGGTGGTCAAGCTCGTCGCCCGGGGTCTGACCAACGCCGAGATCGCCGCTCGGCTCTTCATCGCCGTCGGCACGGTCAAGACCCACCTGGCCAGCGTGCAGATGAAGCTCACAGCCCGCAACCGGGTCGAGATCGCCGCCTGGGCCTGGGAACGCCGCCTCGTCGGGTAG
- the sthA gene encoding Si-specific NAD(P)(+) transhydrogenase codes for MYDYDLVVLGSGPSGQKAAIAAAKLGRRVGIVDRRDMIGGVCINTGTVPSKTLREAVLYLTGLSQRDLYGSSYRVKEDITVSDLAARTQHVITRQTDVIRNQLARNRVAMITGTGRFADPHSIWVDGGSGRESKVTFDKIVIAAGTRPARPDSVDFDDRTIVDSDGVINLQAVPRSMVVVGAGVIGMEYASMFAALGTKVTVVERRDRMLDFCDDEIVESLKYHLRDLSVAFRFGEEVAAVEKHQTAALCILKSGKKIVADTVMYSAGRQGQTDDLALEAAGLEADRRGRIAVDANYRTAVDNIYAVGDVIGFPALASTSMEQGRLAAQHACGEPVREMHGLQPIGIYTIPEISFVGQTEAQLTEGSTPFEVGIARYRELARGQIVGDSYGMLKLLVSPEDGRLLGVHVFGTAATEIVHIGQAVMGCGGTIDYLIDAVFNYPTLAEAYKVAALDASNKIRNITRIDG; via the coding sequence ATGTATGACTACGACCTGGTGGTGCTGGGGTCCGGTCCCAGCGGTCAGAAGGCCGCGATCGCTGCGGCCAAACTCGGCAGGCGGGTCGGCATCGTGGACCGCCGCGACATGATCGGTGGGGTGTGCATCAACACCGGCACCGTCCCGTCCAAGACGCTGCGGGAGGCCGTGCTCTACCTGACCGGCCTGAGCCAGCGGGACCTGTACGGCAGCAGTTACCGGGTCAAGGAGGACATCACCGTCAGCGACCTGGCCGCCCGGACCCAGCACGTCATCACCCGGCAGACCGACGTCATCCGCAATCAACTCGCCCGCAACCGGGTCGCGATGATCACCGGTACCGGGCGTTTCGCCGACCCGCACTCGATCTGGGTCGACGGTGGCTCCGGCCGCGAGTCCAAGGTGACCTTCGACAAGATCGTCATTGCGGCGGGCACCCGCCCGGCCCGCCCGGACAGCGTCGACTTCGACGACCGGACGATCGTGGACTCCGACGGCGTCATCAACCTCCAGGCCGTACCCCGCAGCATGGTCGTGGTCGGCGCCGGCGTGATCGGCATGGAGTACGCCTCGATGTTCGCCGCCCTCGGCACCAAGGTGACGGTGGTCGAACGCCGAGACCGGATGCTCGACTTCTGCGACGACGAGATCGTCGAGTCGCTGAAGTATCACCTCCGAGACCTGTCCGTGGCGTTCCGCTTCGGCGAGGAGGTCGCCGCCGTGGAGAAGCACCAGACCGCCGCGCTGTGCATCCTCAAGAGCGGCAAGAAGATCGTCGCGGACACCGTGATGTACTCCGCCGGTCGGCAGGGCCAGACCGACGACCTGGCACTGGAGGCGGCCGGGCTGGAGGCGGACCGGCGCGGCCGGATCGCGGTGGACGCCAACTACCGCACGGCTGTGGACAACATCTACGCCGTCGGCGACGTGATCGGCTTCCCCGCCCTCGCGTCCACCTCGATGGAGCAGGGCAGGCTGGCCGCACAGCACGCCTGCGGCGAACCGGTCCGGGAGATGCACGGCCTGCAACCGATCGGCATCTACACGATCCCGGAGATCAGCTTCGTCGGGCAGACGGAGGCGCAGCTCACCGAAGGCTCCACACCGTTCGAGGTGGGCATCGCGCGTTACCGCGAGCTGGCCCGGGGCCAGATCGTCGGCGACTCGTACGGCATGCTGAAGCTGCTTGTCTCCCCCGAGGACGGCCGGCTGCTCGGGGTGCACGTGTTCGGCACCGCCGCCACCGAGATCGTCCACATCGGGCAGGCGGTGATGGGCTGCGGCGGCACGATCGACTACCTGATCGACGCGGTGTTCAACTATCCGACGCTGGCCGAGGCGTACAAGGTCGCCGCCCTGGACGCATCCAACAAGATCCGCAACATCACCCGGATCGACGGCTAG
- a CDS encoding endo-1,4-beta-xylanase, with the protein MALFMTAPAAAGTTLGASAAEKGRYFGAAVAAYKLSDSAYTTILNREFNSVTPENEMKMNATEPQQGRFSFTDADRIVSHARSRGMSVRGHTLAWHSQQPGWMESMSGSALRSAMLNHVTQVATHFRGQVVAWDVVNEAFADGSSGGRRDSNLQRTGNDWIEAAFRAARAADPGAKLCYNDYNTDNWTHAKTQGVYNMVRDFKSRGVPIDCVGFQSHFNNDSPYVSNYRTTLSSFAALGVDVQITELDIQGASPNTYRSVVEDCLAVSRCTGITVWGIRDSDSWRSNQTPLLFNSNGSKKPAYDAVLAALNNGTTPTDPPPTTTPPPTDPPTDPPTTPPPGPGGCTATVSVNQWTGGFVANVRVTAGSSALNGWTVTIALPSGATVTNAWSADRSGNTGTTNWRNVSYNGQVGAGQSTEFGFQANGTAGSLSPTCSAG; encoded by the coding sequence ATGGCGCTGTTCATGACGGCGCCGGCCGCCGCCGGGACGACCCTGGGCGCGTCCGCCGCCGAGAAGGGTCGGTACTTCGGCGCGGCGGTGGCGGCGTACAAGCTGTCCGACTCGGCGTACACGACGATTTTGAACCGCGAGTTCAACTCGGTGACGCCCGAGAACGAGATGAAGATGAACGCGACCGAGCCGCAGCAGGGCCGGTTCAGCTTCACCGACGCGGACCGGATCGTCAGCCACGCCCGCAGTCGGGGTATGAGCGTGCGGGGTCACACCCTCGCCTGGCACTCGCAGCAGCCGGGGTGGATGGAGAGCATGAGCGGTAGCGCGCTGCGCTCGGCGATGCTCAACCACGTCACGCAGGTGGCCACCCACTTCCGTGGTCAGGTCGTCGCGTGGGACGTGGTGAACGAGGCGTTCGCCGACGGCAGCTCCGGCGGCCGCCGCGACTCCAACCTGCAGCGCACCGGCAACGACTGGATCGAGGCGGCGTTCCGCGCCGCGCGGGCCGCGGACCCGGGCGCGAAGCTCTGCTACAACGACTACAACACCGACAACTGGACCCACGCCAAGACGCAGGGCGTCTACAACATGGTGCGGGACTTCAAGTCGCGTGGTGTGCCGATCGACTGCGTCGGGTTCCAGTCGCACTTCAACAACGACTCCCCGTACGTCAGCAACTACCGCACCACCCTGTCCAGCTTCGCCGCGCTCGGTGTGGACGTGCAGATCACCGAGCTGGACATCCAGGGCGCGTCGCCGAACACGTACCGCAGCGTCGTGGAGGACTGCCTCGCCGTCTCCCGCTGCACCGGGATCACGGTGTGGGGCATCCGGGACAGTGACTCGTGGCGTTCCAACCAGACCCCGTTGCTGTTCAACAGCAACGGCTCGAAGAAGCCGGCGTACGACGCGGTCCTCGCCGCGCTGAACAACGGCACCACGCCCACCGACCCGCCGCCCACTACCACGCCACCGCCCACCGACCCGCCGACCGACCCGCCGACCACCCCGCCTCCGGGCCCTGGTGGCTGCACCGCGACGGTGTCGGTGAACCAGTGGACCGGTGGTTTCGTGGCGAACGTGCGGGTGACCGCCGGCTCGTCGGCCCTCAACGGCTGGACGGTGACGATCGCACTGCCGTCGGGCGCGACGGTCACCAACGCGTGGAGCGCCGACCGCAGTGGTAACACCGGCACCACGAACTGGCGCAACGTGTCGTACAACGGCCAGGTCGGCGCCGGACAATCCACCGAGTTCGGCTTCCAGGCCAACGGCACCGCCGGCAGCCTCAGCCCCACCTGCTCCGCAGGCTAG
- a CDS encoding PHB depolymerase family esterase, with product MTLKTRMLGVVMAAVTLAAAALTFAAPASAATLTQVTNFGTNPTNLQMHLYVPDRVASRPAILLAMHYCTGTGPAFHSGTQYASLADRYGFIVIYPSATRSSRCWDVYSPQALRRGGGSDPVGLMSMVDYVKQRYSADPARIFATGTSSGAMMTNVMLGVYPDVFAAGASFAGVPFACFATGGTSEWNSQCANGQLIRTAQQWGDLVREAYPGYSGQRPRMQIWHGTNDETLRYPNFGEQIKQWTNVHGLSQTPTYTDSPQSGYTRTRYGSSGPMAPVEAISMQGVTHNIPVDAAQVIRFFGLDGSTPPTTPPPTTPPPTTPPPTTPPPTTPPPTTPPPSEGACRVGYTVNAWNTGLTASVTITNTGSAAVNGWALTFTLPTGQRITSGWNAQYAPTSGAVTARNVSYNSTIAPNSSVEIGFQATHEGGTGKPSSFALNGAACSVS from the coding sequence ATGACACTGAAGACCCGGATGCTTGGCGTCGTCATGGCGGCCGTGACGCTGGCCGCCGCCGCGTTGACGTTCGCCGCACCGGCGTCGGCGGCGACGCTGACGCAGGTGACCAACTTCGGCACCAACCCCACCAACCTGCAGATGCACCTCTACGTCCCGGACCGGGTCGCGTCCCGGCCGGCGATCCTCCTGGCCATGCACTACTGCACCGGCACGGGGCCGGCGTTCCACTCCGGCACCCAGTACGCGTCCCTCGCGGACCGGTACGGGTTCATCGTGATCTATCCGTCGGCAACGCGCAGCAGCAGGTGCTGGGACGTGTACTCGCCCCAGGCGCTACGCCGTGGCGGCGGCAGCGACCCGGTCGGGCTCATGTCGATGGTCGACTACGTGAAGCAGCGTTACTCGGCCGATCCCGCGCGGATCTTCGCGACCGGCACCTCGTCCGGGGCGATGATGACAAACGTCATGCTGGGCGTCTACCCGGACGTGTTCGCGGCCGGCGCGTCCTTCGCCGGGGTGCCGTTCGCCTGCTTCGCCACCGGCGGCACCTCCGAATGGAACAGCCAGTGCGCGAACGGGCAGCTCATCAGGACCGCGCAGCAGTGGGGTGACCTGGTCCGCGAGGCGTACCCGGGCTACAGCGGCCAACGGCCCCGGATGCAGATCTGGCACGGCACCAACGACGAGACGCTGCGGTACCCGAACTTCGGTGAGCAGATCAAGCAGTGGACCAACGTGCACGGGCTGAGCCAGACCCCGACGTACACCGACTCCCCGCAGTCCGGCTACACCCGCACCAGGTACGGCAGCAGCGGCCCGATGGCGCCGGTCGAGGCGATCAGCATGCAGGGCGTCACGCACAACATCCCGGTCGACGCTGCGCAGGTGATCCGCTTCTTCGGCCTGGACGGAAGCACGCCGCCGACGACTCCACCGCCCACCACGCCGCCCCCGACGACCCCGCCCCCGACGACCCCGCCCCCGACGACCCCGCCCCCGACCACCCCTCCGCCGTCCGAGGGTGCGTGCCGGGTCGGCTACACGGTCAACGCCTGGAACACCGGTCTCACCGCGAGCGTGACCATCACCAACACCGGTTCCGCAGCCGTGAACGGGTGGGCGTTGACCTTCACGCTGCCCACCGGACAGCGCATCACCAGCGGCTGGAACGCGCAGTACGCCCCGACGAGCGGAGCGGTGACCGCCCGCAACGTCTCCTACAACTCCACCATCGCCCCGAACTCGTCGGTCGAGATCGGTTTCCAGGCCACGCACGAGGGTGGCACCGGTAAACCGTCCTCGTTCGCCCTCAACGGTGCCGCCTGTTCGGTGTCCTGA